DNA from Phragmites australis chromosome 16, lpPhrAust1.1, whole genome shotgun sequence:
GTTGCAAGATCATGGTCTGGTGAAGATGTACTTatcggaaggttcggtgatgggCATGACTGAACACCGGTGTATTGCTGGAGCATTTTTCAGAGGGACTCCAAAGCCAAAGGGAGAGTACagaccgaatgatccggtgcttGTAATTGCGTGAGTgtagaccatccagtgttcacatttttgttgcGACTTGCTATTTCTGCAGGGATTTCAATGTGGACTAACTTCAGGTGGTGTTTGCATGTTGTTAGAGATACATGCTTGCGTAAAtaatgtgtaggtgatggatgcaacttgatgacCGACGGTGGAAAGATCGGAGCCAAGCGGTGCTTCATACCAAACGATCGAGGAGGCCAATCGGAGTTAAGgttgatcctagctgtgcatatGGAGATCAAGCATAACATGGAAGGAATGATGAAGGTAGaatattgacaaagtcaagcaaatgggatgccgatgcaagtgataaggcagtctaagggatcgggagtgggagaggcCTACCAATGGTCAAGATCTCAAGACGGTGAACatcgacatcgggatgcttgcttgaggtcaaaggaAGCATCTGTGAGTCACGCATTCAGAAGCGTGCGACGCAGTTTCATGATTTAGCCTCAAAACTATGGAAGTGTGAATGCATGTGGCATAATTGTGAAGCtggcgtcgaggtgaagctaagttgtgaaggtgttATAACCATTCAATAGACGGAGCAAAATATATACCAAAATATCCctgtggtaggtaggaggccattgtaagcgaggggtattttaggagcAAAGAAACTTAGCATCCAAGGAAACTCTtgagacctataaatagagggtacACAACGTTGTATAAGTCAACCCAAGTTGCTTTGTCATCTCCGGAAATCCGGTAAGTTACTTTTGGAACACCAATGGGCATATCAGATTAATATTATTAAATTTAAGTAAGAAAACTACACTTTAATATGGAAAGTAAGAatggaagagaaagaaagaatccATAGTttattatctttatttttttcttattctatAAGAATACTATAAATTCTATTAATACATATATTGAAATAATACATAGATTGTAAAATTTGTAGGGAGGGGGTGAGCCAGCCACAAATGCTTGAGAGTAGGATTTTAAAGGAGAGAATATGATACGTTTAGCCTCTCTAATATATTAGAGCTTTTTTTGAGAGGAAACTACTTTGTAATCTATGTAGAATAGGGTTGATCTCTTATTTAAATGAAGTACAAGTTTCTTTCCGTATTCGACttcatctctttctagtctctttctattggttctctattttgttgcaagttttttcttttggatgctattttcgttttgattttttggtTAAAACTTCTGCTCCTTGTGAAATCATTTTccttgttgttagaggcataaaattcgcataatTATGTGTACAAGTGggtattgaattttcttgcatcTATTCCATCAACTTGGGAGTTTTCTTCTCTACATAACTTATATTGATTCAAAGTTACAAGCTTTTATGCgtaaaaaacacataaaatgtTCTTGAATGCAACATATAGATCATATATCATCCTTGGAGTCATGTTATCTCAAAATTTCCCTTTTTAAATAGTCTCTCCAGTGTTTTTGCTTTCGCTaaggttttgaggtgcgttaagTGATCAAATAGCAGAAAGCTAtcggttttaaaaaatattattaaggCGCATATTCACTCACTTAGTTGCTAATCTCAGTCCTATAGAAAAACTTtaaaataaaatcagcacgaTATGCTAAGCAAATGTCACTTACAGGAATTAATTTCATATGACGAAATAAGCCGCCAGATAAACAGTAAGTAAATAAGTAGCAAAGAACAAATACCTCGCGCAGCTGAAGAAGTTGGTTCCTAGTGTAACGGACTCGCTCAACAGGCGAGTCTCGAAGCTGCAGTGAATTACGTCAAAGTCAGCATAGCATAGAAGTACGGAAACCATAGTTATCATCTGTTGCTCACAGAAATAATTGGACAGCCCAGAAACCAAAATGCACTACCATGAAGGGAACAGGTTGCTCATGCAATTCTTCACGGTCAAGCAAAGAGTACAAGTTCTGCTGAGAGGATCCTTGAATAGCATCCCAATTCTCATGTTCTAGTTCAGGATCTGGGTGGTCAAACTTGCAGTTAGTGCCGAATTTGCAGATTCCAGTACGCATGTAGTATGAACACAGTCCTGTCCCCTGCTAGATAAAATGCATTAGGtttaaaccaacaaaattgtaATTCGTTAAAGAACTAATATGTTTACAATGCAAGGAAAAGACGAAGAAGGAAGCCCTATCGAACAATTATCATGTCAAATTTTTAGTGGacaaaaaaataaactagatgAACCGGAAATACTTACTCGACGAAGTGGAAGCCCAAGAGAGTTCAGTTTCACTTTCTCAACTTCGTGGTGGTTGCAGTTGCATGCTCTCCCAGGAAAATGCTGAAAAACATTTCGTATTAAAAATCAGAATTCTCTAAACAACATAATGTATCGATTTGTAAAGGTAAGGAATggtcatattttttttcttgaaatatCTGATGCCTTCTGGGGAAGTGAGAAAAATAGTACAGAAAATATTTGGGCTTGCACGTTACCATCCATCATTCAGTTCAAAATAAATAATGGACAGAAGCTAAATCTACAAGATTTTTAATCTGCACCCTCACTGAATATATTGCAAACTTTGAACAAAGATTGGTATCTATCAAAGATTAATGAGTTGttcccgcaaaaaaaaaatagattaatgAGTTGTTCCATAAGTTCAGCAATATTAAAGGCACATACATATAGTGTACTCCTGTCCATTAATTAGTGAAAAACAGAAACAGAAGACTTCAAACACCAAGTTAAAACAAGAGTAAAACAAAGTCATCGTACTCATAGTTGCAAAAAAAGCAACAGGTTGTACGTATCATAAAGAATAATTACGTTCCTGCGAAGACAAACGTACTTACCATCACCGGCTTGCGGAGAGGATGGTTGAACCTGCAGTTCATCCCATGCTTGCAGCTCCCGAACTTGACGTAGTAGGAGCAGTCGGGCTCCCCGGGGCGCTGCGGGTACTCCGTCTCCTGCTCCGGCTTGTCGCTGGCAAGGGCGTGCCACTGCCGTTGCCATCCAAAGGGGTTCGGAGGGTGGTTGAATATGCAGCTCATCCCGTGCTTGCAGCTGCCGAACTTGACGTAGTGGGAGCAGTCGGGCTCCCCAGGGCGCCGTGGGtactccggctccggctcctgcTTCTCGTGGGCTTGCCGTAAAGCTACGGAGGGGTTCGGAGGGTGGTTGAATATGCAGTTCATCCCGTACTTGCAGCTGCCGAACTTGACGTAGTGGGAGCAGTCGGGCTCCCCGTGTCGCTGCGGGTACTCCGGCACCTGTTCCTGCTGGTCGCCGGCAGGGGCACGCCGTTCTGGTTCAGAAAGCTTCGGAGGGTGGTGGGATATGCAGTTCATCCCGTGCTTGcagctcccgaatgtcacgtaGTGGTAGGAGCAGTGATGGAGCCTGGGTGATGTTGTCTGGGGCATTCGCATCCTCTGCGTTGCTTAGGGGAGGAGGAGACTGCGGCCAAGCAGAGAGGGAAATTATATTGTGAAATAATGCTGTAGAAAACACAGTGAAAAGCAGTCAGAAGGAGCATGGGTGCCTATAAGCGAAAGCAAATACGGAAAAGAAAACGTACGAACAATGTCTTTTGACAAAAGATGAACGTCCTTCTGTTCTCCTTTCGTTCCTTAAGGCAGAGGGCAAGCTTGCTTCTTTGCATTATAGGTACCGGCTGTGCTGCCTCTGGCTCGTTATAGTGCATCAAGAACATTCCCAGGGTGCAATGGTGGGTGCACAGTAGTGTCAACTCATCCGTCTAGCTTCATGTACTGCTTCTCTCATTCCTTAAAGCCCATGTCctattttttggaaaaagatTAGTGCATCTTGTCAAGATTCTAAATCCATCTTATGAATGCTTTAATCAAGGAAGCACTAAGGAAGCACACAATGACAAAAGAACACAGGGAACTTGAATGCCTTCACTTGTTGCATTTCCCTGGTATAAACCCACAGAGTACTCTTTTATTGCCTCCCTTGAGTGCCTCCCTGTTCTCCTTTCACCCACCTCGGAATTCTTTAAAGGATATGGAATTGACCCTTAGACAGTCCCTTAGCCCTTGGTTGATTGTTTTCCTTCTTACATATTACAACTATATCATTCACCGTCTCTTGATCATCCTCATTTCCGTTTGGATGGTGACGTTGAAATAAAGAACTCGCATCAGTCTTCTTCACATAATAGGGCTCAGATTCCAAAAGTTTCTCATCCATATTCGTAGTTTACTAAGGCACCAGCACATGTATACTTTTGGTCGAGATAAGTAGCCTACAAATATACACTTAATTACTTGAGGATCTAGCTTTCCCATAGAAGGTATGTGATCCCTGGTCAAATGTAGCAGGTAGGATAGGGTGAAGAATTGGGATAGTATTAGGGGAATAGAATTTGGGGATCGAAGCATAGAATTGGAGACAGGATGAGGAATTGTAATGATAGGAAGAAGATAACACTGCTCTGTTACCAATTCGATGCCTCTCTCACCAGTGAACACAACTATATAGCAAGCTATAgcgattttttatatattttttgtttaatattttcaagatctgtttaaaaaaattgcatgtgTAGGCTACTGTTGCCTGTTCAACGGGCGAGAACAAGATCTCACCTGTTGAACGGGCAAGAACTTGTGGGCTTCGGCGCTCAATGCATTTAATAACCGGAGAGAGAAACATCTTGCCTGTTCAATGGGCGAGAACTTGGTCTTGCCTGCTAAATGGGCGAGACCTCCGTGGCTACGGCACCAGGTGAACCCACACAAAAGAACTCGCCCGTTGAATGGGCGAGATCTTTTGAGTATTTAATTCGTCCACGCTAGTCCTACTGACGTCAGCCGCTCATTTCACACCAATACAAccaagaggagaggagaggagaggagaggagaggaggggatggGAGAGGGGGAAATTGTGCAGCGAAGCCCTGCCGGAGGAAAgagatatattttttctctgatttttttacaaaccgggtaggatagccactagttCTAGGTTTTGACAAAGGTTAGAtggtagatctagatttttttataaatctagtaggatagccactagatgaaggttagaatgtagatctagttttagaattagggttagataagtttagcaattagatccTTTTTATATGCAATTTTTAGCAATTAGCtatatttagacatatgttaggtaatAGATGTATGATTTGGATATATTGTAGTAATAATTTGTTTGATATATGTATAATTTAGAGGTGTTGGATGTAGTGATTTGGGAATATTTTATTACAGTATTGATTACATGTTAGGCTATGTTTGTAATCAATTttttattgtagatgtagttttacgtAATTATTTCTGTTCTGCAGCAACaatgttactgtttttgtcgatggttgcCAGGTATGTCGGATATGTAGCAgcttagaattttttatggggatagttaaatattatattatccAGAAGGGGTAGTTCTGTCCATATTTCACtcaatggacaagggtatcTCGAGACCCATGCACAAAAATGTTGGACACTTATACGCCTAGTTGATGCAAGGTTTCAAAATAAAccccgaggttcaagagatgaccattagcattgtgaGCAATCGAGTGAGAGATAGTATGTACTGGGAGGTATACCCGCTCTGGGAAGATTCAGTATGGAAGAGGTGCCTGCAGGATGTTGTGCATAGAGATTGGCCTCCAATGTTGCATGTGCAATAGAAGAATAAGCATGCAGTGGGGtagatgcagggtggggaatACGCAGAGgtggagggtgatgaggaagagtatgaggaTGATGTCAATccggatggtgcacattcatcaAAGTATCTGATTGAACCGACCGGTGAGGCACACGTGGGGGAACTTATCCCTcttctaattgaacagatggagcagCATGATCTTCAGGCTAATGAATcccctgagtatgacatctcagatgatgaggacaatGCTCCCGTTCCCGCTGACTCgaacaatcccaacttcaatAATCTtatggtgaatgaggggaatcaggtAGCCTAGGAGTATACGCAGAATTAGGTGACCCAAGGTGTTAagtatcctaccagtcaggccatgaaAATGGGAGACATCACTTTAACAATAGTTTTATATTCtgaagtcaagcaaaaaggAATATTATGTCAAGTGCATGAAGGTGGGTTGCCCGTACGGGTGCACGATTTTAAGgagaagtgggttgactattgggaggtgtcgattgtggttGACCACATTTACATGATGGACGAACTCGAGCCCagccacaggaacatcacctcagcctttgtcgCCGACGTGATGTACGTCCAGATTATGAACAACCTGAACTATGAACCAGGGTCCATAATTaggcaaattgaggaggagtataAGTACACTATTAGCTAcacaaggcatggagggcaaagaggaaggcaattgagatgaggttcgggacctacAAAGCGTCATATGATAATCTGCCACATTTGCTATAGACCATTACTCGAAGGAACCCAAGGAcatattacgacattgataagcACTCATTGTTGTTCAAACCTGGCAAGTACATCTTGAAGTGATCTTTCTTCGCATTAGgagcatgtatcaaagctttcaagcattgtcggcCTATCATGTGCATCAACGATACTTTTCTTACCAGCAAGTACACGAGACAGATCCTAAcagctattggggttgatgggaataACCAAGTTCTACATTTGGTACTTGTATTTATGGAGAGTGAGAGCAGCAGTAGTTGGTATTGGTTTGTGTACCATGTGATattgataattgttggtgctcggtcgAATGTGTGTCTTATATGTGACCGGTATGCTGGGATGCTTGCGGTAATTAAGGATCTATAAAATGGAACAGATGATGGTTtgattggacctgtgtggttagatctgcagagtaggtggtgcatttGGGTACAAACTTCTTTCGCCAATTCAacaacaagaacctcatgaacatgttcaagaggttgtgcagtcaaaaccagtagcagaagtttgatgctctttggaagacactggatgagttgacgaagaagcaaacacatgagCGTACAGGGAAGCCCATGAGCAGACCAGAGGATGAACCAGTATCTCTTGAGTccctgatgagcccatggctcattCGGATActatcaataccaccaataatcctcaaatcatacaaagtccaattataagagcacgtgcacgacaattagaccaccaagtAAACTCGTTTCtcattgttcatgcttccttcgATGGAtttctactaaattcttgtgatgttttattgcttaggaaagTGGGAGGAGCaacacaaccttacccggatgtcaaCCCTCTAAGGCCAAGtttactcagactcgaggctgagctctagtcgtggtcatggttgaagttgtggtcgtggtcgagttgcaggacaacacgtcagtaaaacgggcataagtctctcatacgaagtccgttttaggcaatcttggatattctggaaagcttacgatgagttctttccaatggatatgagctcaaccaaatattccttatagtttagtcagagtaaaagaaataaggtgctacgCCACCATTTTgtacctagttgggtcttgtaatcgtgctgaggtcggagtccaggttgtgcatgacTCTTttcatggttgcacaaccctaggttgatcTCCTCATgttccccctatatatacacagtatcCATCATAGTTTAGGATCGGGTTTTGcctagattattctgttttatacagtttcaccgcttgttcggtttgtgtcacacccgattttaacggacaaaaccaagtgcggcttatgtgtgcttaggaagtttaacacacataaggacatcataggtgaagtaacaaaatcaatactttaacttacaaacATTCAACATTTACAAAATAGatttcacctaaacaactctattagctaaacgaCAACAAACTAAACAATGGCAGtgggacgaaagcatcggcgaccaagcactccacaggcaccgaccgaAAGACACACTCTTAGAACACCAAGTCGTtgtcttgaaagtcttgaaagtcctccactgagcagcatatgtattgtgggagatagcaagagtgagcatattgagtactcagcaagtgtggtaaagtaataacatgcaggcttatatcaagaataggctgacacatggtatatttgcataaatgcgagtaaataaaatagtaaaataattagaaagcattaagaagtcgttaagtgaatgtaacccaaaccacCAAACAACTACCTTACAAAGCTCCCCACCTTGTAAACTACAACAacctagtactccctgtactagaaccaaaACCACGACCATAAACATTCTCATTCCACCACCATACCATAACCAACccacaaccaactaatcatgtgaggatccgaGTCTCCCATAATTGAGGgcatgactgatatatcagattttacactctgcagatgttgtacaactttcccacgagtcatgatttcatcacctgcaagcagatgactaaagtctccatgttgcaatgctggctaagcactatacacacaccagtggtgtgttgccaggagattactacaaagcctttacaaataatcctcccagtatgtgtcaccaacactccaggtttcaccgccaggtgctgccaccttgaagccccctcttgcgccctGTGATTTCTGGGAAttaacttccctcatccacacctcccatctggcccacaaaacactggaagaaccctaattaatcggctaagcctacccatatcagtctcatgTCTGTACGgaacttcttgggttgtcgctccacgaaccggttcttacttaggtcactagagcaaacactaaaccaaccacataatcatgaccactatcaccaacatccctatgctcaaggcctaagattccatgttgctaaaccattaacaagttaaccaccattgttgcatatgttca
Protein-coding regions in this window:
- the LOC133895825 gene encoding zinc finger CCCH domain-containing protein 43-like: MRMPQTTSPRLHHCSYHYVTFGSCKHGMNCISHHPPKLSEPERRAPAGDQQEQVPEYPQRHGEPDCSHYVKFGSCKYGMNCIFNHPPNPSVALRQAHEKQEPEPEYPRRPGEPDCSHYVKFGSCKHGMSCIFNHPPNPFGWQRQWHALASDKPEQETEYPQRPGEPDCSYYVKFGSCKHGMNCRFNHPLRKPVMHFPGRACNCNHHEVEKVKLNSLGLPLRRGTGLCSYYMRTGICKFGTNCKFDHPDPELEHENWDAIQGSSQQNLYSLLDREELHEQPVPFMLRDSPVERVRYTRNQLLQLREASQIVDVPKDILELKKDIDVELLDEDHSRAHNDWNVQTQSYNRYDPADSREWCSRSPQTQSYKRYDIADSREWRLRSAQTPVAVSEEKSWNNIPEAEESNDSSGKQEQLYKHGQLCFQLESKAQAMMDCEKCRFTPLENVHVPNIMFEDMLDSSSTAPEANLAINTTIGSKQDSRDASIIGTNDKDVLKKSEEAMLRKSSNQEPNSTKPEKNYMHEEFNHPVDFGDNVSPSNSSALLRINQVGCSISEIMELVIEAGAVEGSDEHFIATQLFITPEYREMFLTHTTTQGRLGWLKKMCQLKK